A section of the Telopea speciosissima isolate NSW1024214 ecotype Mountain lineage chromosome 3, Tspe_v1, whole genome shotgun sequence genome encodes:
- the LOC122655355 gene encoding flavonoid 3'-monooxygenase CYP75B137-like, whose amino-acid sequence MVEISLRRHLPLLLLNQSGRRQRNPPPGPKPWPIIGNVNLIGPLPHRSIHSLSQQYGPLIQLRFGSVPVVVASSVSMAKLLQNHVLNFASRPKTAAGKHTAYNYSAMIRSSHGPYWRYLRKIYLTELFTPKRLDFHEKIRMEETGLLLRRIHDSSGKKIRLKTHLWNANLSFVSQIVMGKKFSNEPATALEELKKMFEELLFLNGVLDIGDCFPWLGFLDLKGYVKQMKDLGKRFDGFLEKVICEHQMRRKDVEILGENDMIDVLLRLADDPNLEVKIDRTALNGISLAIVMLCILVISFVNVIS is encoded by the exons ATCTCTCTCCGTcgtcatcttcctcttcttcttctcaaccaaTCTGGCCGCAGGCAACGAAACCCACCACCAGGCCCAAAACCATGGCCAATCATCGGAAATGTCAACCTCATAGGTCCTCTCCCCCACCGTTCCATTCACTCTCTTTCCCAACAATATGGTCCTTTAATCCAACTCCGCTTCGGTTCAGTACCCGTCGTAGTTGCCTCCTCTGTCTCCATGGCCAAATTGCTACAAAACCACGTACTCAACTTTGCTTCTCGACCCAAAACCGCTGCAGGCAAGCACACCGCCTACAACTACTCCGCAATGATCAGGTCCTCCCATGGCCCCTACTGGCGCTACCTCCGTAAGATATACCTCACTGAGCTTTTCACCCCCAAACGTCTCGATTTCCATGAGAAAATACGAATGGAAGAGACGGGTTTGCTTCTAAGGAGAATCCATGATTCATCAGGGAAAAAAATTAGATTGAAAACGCATCTGTGGAATGCTAATCTGAGCTTTGTAAGTCAGATTGTGATGGGGAAGAAGTTTTCAAATGAACCAGCTACGGCGTTGGAAGAGCTCAAGAAGATGTTTGAAGAATTGCTCTTCTTAAATGGGGTATTGGATATTGGGGATTGTTTTCCTTGGTTGGGGTTCTTGGATTTGAAGGGGTATGTGAAGCAGATGAAGGATTTGGGGAAGAGATTTGATGGGTTTCTGGAGAAAGTGATTTGTGAGCACCAGATGAGGAGAAAAGATGTGGAGATTTTGGGAGAAAACGATATGATTGATGTGTTGCTGCGGTTGGCCGATGATCCTAATTTGGAAGTGAAGATTGATAGGACGGCTCTTAATGGGATATCACTG GCCATCGTAATGCTTTGTATCCTTGTGATATCCTTTGTGAATGTGATTTCATGA